In Brassica napus cultivar Da-Ae chromosome A3, Da-Ae, whole genome shotgun sequence, the sequence ttctaaagaGTTCCACCCACCCCCTCATTGCCAAACATTATAACATTTGTcacaatttattaaacttaactTAAAAATGTAAAGTACAACCTTTAATTCACAAAAATGATTTCATTATTCAGCAGTCAGCACACTTGTAATTCACAGGTGGAAACGACGTCGCTTATTGGCTTTCCCAGAAAAGACGGAGATCAAATGGGTTCCACAAAGGTCCCCACAAACAGCAAACACGGCGTTTCCACTTTCCGCGTTTGGTCAAAAGACTCAAAACTCTCCTACTCTACACGTCACGACTGTTAATACCTCCGCTATCTCCTACCCAGTCAAACACTCACCACGTGTCTATTCACAGTCTTAATCAAACGCCGTGAAACACCCTCCAACGACCGCCTTAAAAACCACGTTTTCATTTTCTCATTTCAACCTATTTCATTTAACCgcacttcttcttctcctctcagATCCTCTCACCAAGCTAGAAGGTTCTTCGAGATGCCGTCGCCGTCAACGCCCATAACGTCGTCGTATTGGTGTTACAGCTGCACGCGATTCGTCAGCGTCTGGTCCGAATCCGAACAAGGCGCCACCACCGTCAGCGTCTCTTGCCCTCACTGCGACGGCGGTTTCATCGAAGAGATCACCGAtccctcctcctccgccgccgcaACTGAATTAACTCCTCCACCTTCCACGGAAGTCAGATCGATCATCAACAACCGCAGATCCATAATCAGACGCCGGAGATCCACTCCTCATCCTTCCTTCAACCCAGTCATCGTCCTCCAAGGAGGCGCCGGCGAGAGAgacgatggagaagaagaagaggctaGAGACCGACGACGCGCGTACGAGTTTTACTACGACGACGGATCCGGATTAGGCCTTAGACCTCTTCCGGACTCCGTATCCGAGATCTTGATGGGATCGGGGTTCGAGCGGTTGCTCGAGCAGTTAAGTCAGATCGACGCCGCGGCGGGGATCGGACTCGGTAGATCCGGGAACCCTCCCGCGTCGAAATCGGCGATTGAGTCGTTACCGAGAGTCGTAATCTCGGATTGCCACGTAGGCGCGGAGGTTAATTGCGCTGTGTGCACTGAGGTCTTCGAGGCGGAGACCGAGGCGCGTGAGATGCCGTGTAAGCATATTTTTCACGAGGACTGTATCGTCCCGTGGCTATCGATACGAAACTCGTGCCCTGTCTGCCGTTTTGAGCTGCCTTCGGATGGTAACGGCGAGGAAGGTGATAACAACCCCGTGGGGATGACGATATGGAGACTCCCTGGAGGGGGATTCGCGGTGGGGAGGTTTAATGCGGCGATGAGGGAGGGGGAGAGAGTGTTGCCGGTTGTGTTGACGGAGATGGACGGTGGTGGGATTGGTGGTAATAGTGAGGGTCCTAGACGGATCTCGTGGGTTAGAGCTAATGGGACGTTTGAGTCAGGTAGTAGcaacggtggtggtggtggtggtggctctGGCTCGGGAGGGAGGTTGAGACGGATGGTTCGTGGAGTGGTGTCGTTGATGAGGAGAGTGAGATCAAACCGTGGTGTTTCGTCTTCTTCGAATCAACTGGGTTTGGACAGTGAAGTGGAAACTAGGGTTATGGATCGGTCGAATTCAGTGCTGAGAAGATACTTTGGGCGAAACAGAAGTAACAGAGATTCTTCAGTTCTGCattgataattttatattttttgtttgtttgttcatcatCCAACAATGTAAATATAAGAATATTCAGAAAGTCCGAAtattgtttgattatttgtatgtTACATTACATCAAAATGTCTAATGTTCATtcaagttttcatttttttttttgtcttggaGCCAGATCTCCTGGAAACGTTCCCCGAGATTCTGTCTTTTTTGGTTTCCGAGAAAGTAAAAAGAATGCTTGCCCTTTaagcttttctttttccttgGATGGTGAGACAGAGAAGGCCTGGTTGAGAAAGAGATgcacataaaaagaaaagagtcaTGGAAAATAATAGAATTAATGATGGTCAAGTTtgccaaatttgaaatttcattcaACTGCAAGTCTTTTAAGTACATACCTCGACTGTACAGTTATATTTTGGTGGGATGGTTGACCaggttaaaaatatattgaactaTACCTGAACGTTTGGATAATTAAGTTTTCTTCAGTTTTTGTTTAGTTCGGTTTGTGTATAATTGTGCCAAATTGCAGCAACAAGTAATTCAGTCCGATTTAGCATTCATTTTGTGCAAATTCtgctggattttttttttaatagttttgaatagatatttgatttaaaccagttaaaactagaaaaaaaatcagtttttttggttagtatggatcaaaattttagttaatttattaGTTCAGTTCACAAATTTGGTTAAgatcgatatgatttggtttgttttttttaaactccGAACTTACTGATTGCCGAAACAAGTCACTAAAGTTTGTGGTTGTGTCTGTCAGTGAGTGagtaataaaagagaaaaatcatGTACGGTAAGAAATCCAACAAAAACAGTCATATCCGGTCCCACACTCCAACTTAAGCAAACATTTtgtgaaaaaacaaaaacaatacaaCAAAATGGTGACCAGAAATGGAGATTGGAGAAGAAGAGTTCAGCTACGACGAGTCACTAAGTTTGTGGTTGAGTGCGTGTGAGAGGGACAACATTCATGTAAATCATATCACATAAGAGTCAGAAATTCAACAAAAACGGACATATCCGGTCCCACACTCCAACCCTAACCATCGGTTCTCAATCTTTCCTTTTATATAGAGGTTCTTTTATAtagaggttgattgtttgtggtttttgctttagtttttggtttttgtttttgcaaaaactatttttcatccaatcaagttttagtttttgtttttgtagaaaCCAT encodes:
- the LOC106436182 gene encoding E3 ubiquitin-protein ligase RDUF2-like, yielding MPSPSTPITSSYWCYSCTRFVSVWSESEQGATTVSVSCPHCDGGFIEEITDPSSSAAATELTPPPSTEVRSIINNRRSIIRRRRSTPHPSFNPVIVLQGGAGERDDGEEEEARDRRRAYEFYYDDGSGLGLRPLPDSVSEILMGSGFERLLEQLSQIDAAAGIGLGRSGNPPASKSAIESLPRVVISDCHVGAEVNCAVCTEVFEAETEAREMPCKHIFHEDCIVPWLSIRNSCPVCRFELPSDGNGEEGDNNPVGMTIWRLPGGGFAVGRFNAAMREGERVLPVVLTEMDGGGIGGNSEGPRRISWVRANGTFESGSSNGGGGGGGSGSGGRLRRMVRGVVSLMRRVRSNRGVSSSSNQLGLDSEVETRVMDRSNSVLRRYFGRNRSNRDSSVLH